Proteins co-encoded in one Halorussus vallis genomic window:
- a CDS encoding DUF5817 domain-containing protein, translating to MTHQVVGCSTCSGHWIAEDLHGQETTECPLCFTQHQTDHLNVLFSHDDFDVAAEIRSKILAEKAGHRDRYEAEDDYGELADRVDELHRRREDVLEAEAEQCFEQFDTAFADEVEASLDAHRARGEFLEAEAWAVFEDWHAAIATEEEALGAFAHFTNAFGEEREAYEERRSPRWTDEELPEIGEGGDLVPTQQVPAAQPVFSRLMNR from the coding sequence ATGACCCACCAGGTCGTCGGCTGCTCAACCTGCAGTGGACACTGGATCGCCGAGGACCTCCACGGCCAGGAGACTACGGAGTGTCCGCTCTGCTTCACCCAGCACCAGACGGACCACCTCAACGTCCTGTTCTCCCACGACGACTTCGACGTCGCCGCCGAAATCCGCTCGAAGATCCTCGCCGAGAAGGCCGGCCATCGCGACCGGTACGAAGCCGAGGACGACTACGGCGAGCTCGCCGACCGCGTCGACGAACTCCACCGGCGCCGCGAAGACGTCCTCGAAGCCGAGGCCGAGCAGTGCTTCGAACAGTTCGACACCGCGTTCGCGGATGAAGTTGAGGCGTCCCTCGACGCCCACCGGGCGCGCGGCGAGTTCCTCGAAGCAGAGGCATGGGCTGTCTTCGAAGACTGGCACGCCGCCATCGCGACCGAGGAAGAAGCGCTGGGAGCGTTTGCACACTTCACTAACGCGTTCGGCGAAGAGCGAGAAGCGTACGAAGAGCGTCGCTCGCCCCGCTGGACGGACGAAGAGCTTCCCGAGATAGGCGAGGGCGGTGACCTCGTCCCGACCCAGCAGGTGCCGGCAGCTCAGCCGGTATTCTCTCGCTTGATGAATCGATAG